Within Pseudomonadales bacterium, the genomic segment ACAGCCAACTCCAACACTTGTTCAAAGCCGTCGCGCTGCAAATAAATCCCTTGCATACTCTCGCGCCGTAAAGCTTTACAGCCTGTATACAAATCTGTCACCTGTTGCCGAAACAACACATTAAATAAACCAGAAATAATTTTATTGCCCAACCATTTAAACCAAGGCATACCCGCACTTACCGCTGAAGATTTACCCAGTAAGCGGCTGGCATACACAGCCTGAGATTTTTCCAAAGCCATCAACAAATCAGGAATGCACTCCGGTGGATATTCACCATCTGCATCCAATACTAGCCAACGATCAGTAATCGCGGCAGCCATACCACTGCGCAAAGACGCACCGTAACCGCGATTACTTCCATGTCGAACCAGAGAAATGTTTTGGACCGCCGCCAAAAAATCGGCGCTGCCATCGGTCGAGGCGTTATCAACAAAAATTAAATGCAGGGCATCAAAAACAGGTAACGCAGAGAGGCGCTGCAATAACGGCTGCAAGTTTTCTCTCTCGTTATAGACAGGAATAATCACATCCGCTGTTTTTGTCATGCTGTTTTATCGCACTCCGTCACTCAGCATCCGGCACACGCAATGATTTCATACCTGCATGCAAACGGAATAAATGTCCTTGCAGACGAGAACCTTTGCGCTGCGCCACACCCACGGCTAAAACATCCATGACCGTCAGATGCGCAATACGCGACGACAGCGGCGTATAAATTTCCAGTTCCTCCTCCACATCAATACACAGAGGAATGCTCGCCGCTTCCGCAATCGGCGTTCCCGATGGCGCCATACCGATGACGGTGGCACCGACATCTTTTACCAATTCAATAATATCCAGCAGTGAACGCGTGCGGCCACTTTGCGAAATTGCCACGACTACATCGCCTTTTTGCAATGACAAAGCCGACATGGTTTGGATGTGTGTGTCCGCGTAAGCAGCGGCAGCCAATTGCAACCGAAAGAAACGGTGCTGTGCATCAGCAGCAACGGCAGCCGAAGCGCCGTAACCGTAAAACTCCACACGGTTAGCATTCGTCAATGCTGTAATTGCTTTGCTCAAATTAGCGGCATTCAAGCCATCACGCACTTTTAACAGCGTATCAATCGTGGCATCAAAAATTTTATGGCTGAAATCAGCAACGGAATCAGAATCGGTCACCGCCACGCGCCCGAACCGCTGACTCAAGGCCAACTCTTGCGCTAATGCCAACTTAAACTCTTGAAAACCGTCGCAACCAACGGCGCGACAAAAACGTACCACTGTTGGCTCGCTGACATCCGCCTGCGCCGCCAAATCTACGATGCGCATATTGATCACATCACTTAAATTGTTTTGCACATAATCGGCAACTTTGCGTTCTGATTTTCGCATCGCTTTGCTGTTTTCGCGGATGCGCTCTGTCAATGTCGTCAACTTCATGGCTTGTTTTTCTCCCAGATTGTCAGGAAGCATCGCGTCGACCCACAGTTATTCAACACTGGATGGTAGTCCTGCTGCAACAGCGTATCCAATACCTCAAATCGATAACGCTCTCCGAAAAATGAAGCTTGAGGCGCTGTGTAGGTATTAATAAAAAATCGAGGTGGATTCTGGTGAATTTTATCAAGAAACTGTTGGCGAGCCTGCTGCACAACGGGATGGCTTTCATTCACGAGTAGTTGGCGATATGTCATATAGGGCGTTGCCAGTGTAGCTTTGGCCAATAACATCCCTCGCATGACAGGACCACCTTCGTCGATAGGCTGCACGACATCCCCAGCATTAAGATGCATTTGTAAAAATTGTGCAATATCGTCAGATGAATCTCTGTTTTGAGAAAATTTATTTTTCTGCCACTCTGCAAAATTTTCTTGTACGCTTGAGCCATTGGGCGGCCACATTTTTCCATACATGATCCAAATAAATAATATCAAAGCCATGGAAGATGAAACTACTCCTCGCATGCCTGACTTAGTTGAAGGCACTAACAGCAAACAAAAACACAACAATGCAAAATATCGAAAGGGCATCCAATGATAATTCCAGTATTTATTCGCCAATACTGGATACAACCAATACACAACCGTCATTGCTAACAAAATTTTTATATATACCCTCTGCTCCGCCTTCTTATCTATTTGAGAAAATGCCCAACCCAAGCCCAAACAAGCAGGAATACCCCAATCTAAAAAAGCCATCAATAAGTGTGCGGAAATGTTGCTAAATTGCCAAAACAAAGGTGATGCCGTTATATTTCCGCCACCCAAATCAGTGGGTATATTTTGATTTACCCAATCAGACAAAGATGTTTGCGCCAGCATCGCCCACAGATCACTCCGTATCCCATCGTCCCGCATATACACCAACATATTCTGCGAAAGCATATCTATAAAAGCTACGAGCCCATTTTGGCTATACAACCAAAAGACCAAAGCTGCGAAGATGAATAACAATCCAGAAATTGCCCAGAAAGTGTCAACAAGAACCGATTTTGCATTTAGATATTTATCACCACTTCTTTGGGCAAAATACGCACAAGCAACCACCGGCGCGCCGATAATTAGGTGGGGCTTAATGGATGTGGCAAGTCCAAATAAAGCGCCTATCAAAAACAATTTCCACGCGCACCTATTTTTTATATTTATAGCCAACACAAGCGCCAACACTACGGGCAAAATACCTACATAGTCGCGCTGCAATGACATTGCAGGTCCATAGCTAAAATAAACTGCCATCCATGCAGTAACGCATACTGCAACTATACGAAGTCCAAATGGACGAACGAGGAATCCAGTCGCAACGCACATCAAAGAAAGCCAAAAAGAATCAGCAAAATGAAAGGCAATGTCGCTATAGCCCAAGCTGCGTCCAATCGCCATATGAAAAAGAATAGAACCAGGAAATGCTGGGTCTAATACATCTTTATAAGGGGTAAAGCTTCTTTCATCTATTAACCACGCCATATAATGCAGGAGGCTGACCTCTTCCCGCATCGGCGTCAGCCAAATAAACATCGCATAGTAAAGAACGCGCAGAGATAGCCAGACGCACAAACCACTTATTAGCCATCCATAAATATTCCACCAGCTTTTTTTGCACCCTGCATGTGAACTTTGCCATGGATATTTCATAGAGAGCGAACGCTAAGCGTGCAAATTTAAACTAGCGACTAATTTTTGATGCAAGCCACCAAAGCCGCCATTGCTCATAATCAAAATATGTGTAGCACCTGCACTAGCTGCCAACTCTTTTACCAGTTGATCAATATCGTCTACCACTCGTGCTGGCGCACGACATTGCGCTGCAACATCCGACAGCGCCCAATCCACATTTTTAGGCTGATAAAAAACCACTTCGTCTGCCACATCTAGCGCAGGAGCAATTTGTTCGCGAAACACACCCATGCGCATAGTATTTGAGCGCGGTTCTAATACAGCGATAATTTTTTCTTTACCGACGCGTTCACGCAAACCATTCAGCGTCGTAGTAATAGCGGTTGGGTGATGCGCAAAATCATCGTAAACACGCACACCCTTCACATCGCACAATAATTCTAATCGTCGCTTCACACCAGCAAACGCGCTCAATGCAGCACAAGCAACATTAGGTGCAACACCGACATGCCGCGCAGCTGCAATAGCCGCCAAGGCATTACTAACATTATGTTCACCGCTGTGCTGCCACTGCACTTCGCCGACTACCTCACCCTGTAGCAACACCGAAAAATGCGATCCATCACTGAGCAATTTTTTCGCAGACCAATCACCACCTTCACCTATTTTTTGTGAAGGTGTCCAGCAGCCCATCGCCAACACATTATCCAATGCATCACAACCCTGCGGTGAAATCACCAAGCCATTTTGTGGAATTGTGCGCACTAAATGATGAAATTGTTTTTGGATTGCGCTCAAATCATCAAAAATATCAGCGTGATCAAATTCCAAATTATTTAAGATCGCGGTACGAGGTCGATAGTGAATAAATTTGCTGCGCTTATCAAAAAATGCGCTGTCGTATTCATCCGCTTCGATAACAAAAAAATCACTCTCGCCTAGGCGAGCTGATACAGGAAAACACTGCGGCACGCCGCCGATTAAAAATCCGGGCTTCATGCCTGCGTAATCCAACACCCAAGCCAGCATGGTTGCCGTGGTGGTTTTACCGTGCGTGCCCGCCGCCGCCAGCACCCAGCGCCCTTGCAACACATGATCACACAGCCACTGCGGGCCCGATGTGTAGGGCAACCCAGCATCCAACATGTATTCCACACAAGGATTGCCACGACTCATGGCGTTGCCGACGATGATTAAATCTGGCGCTGGTTGCAGCTGCGCGGGATCGTAGCCCTCGGTGAGTGCAATGCCCTGCTGCTGCAATTGCGTGCTCATGGGCGGGTAGACATTGGCATCCGAGCCGGTCACGGTGTGACCTAACTCACGCGCCAACATGGCGAGGCTGCCCATGAAGGTGCCACAAATGCCGAGAAAATGAAGATGCATACAGCTTGTTCCACAAAATAGTCAAAGAATTCTAGCAGCTTGCCGCGCACAAGAATGGAAGTGCTGACGCTACTCGCGCTTGTGGTTACACTTCCACGATTCTGCACCGCGCCCCATACATCGAGGAGCAACACTTTGTCTTCTTCAATACGCTTCAAATTTCTACTGGCTACTACGGCTGTTATTGGCCTGCTACTGGGCAATACGCTCTTTAGTAAAACGCCGCCGCCAAAATCCCTAGAGCGCCCCAATTTTTTATTGGTTATCACCGATGACCAATCTTGGAAGCACACTTCATTTGCTGGCTATCCAGCCGTCAGCACCCCCAATTTTGATCGCCTCGCCAGCGAAGGTGTTTACTTTCGCAATGCCTACGCCAGCGCACCCACTTGCACTGCATCGCGCTCAGCCATTTTGACTGGGCAACATTTTTGGCGTTTA encodes:
- a CDS encoding glycosyltransferase family 2 protein codes for the protein MTKTADVIIPVYNERENLQPLLQRLSALPVFDALHLIFVDNASTDGSADFLAAVQNISLVRHGSNRGYGASLRSGMAAAITDRWLVLDADGEYPPECIPDLLMALEKSQAVYASRLLGKSSAVSAGMPWFKWLGNKIISGLFNVLFRQQVTDLYTGCKALRRESMQGIYLQRDGFEQVLELAVGLAQRDIVIAEVPVNFSPRQCGASKMSHGAETLKFIFWLLFYRLRKRPNE
- a CDS encoding SIS domain-containing protein, whose amino-acid sequence is MKLTTLTERIRENSKAMRKSERKVADYVQNNLSDVINMRIVDLAAQADVSEPTVVRFCRAVGCDGFQEFKLALAQELALSQRFGRVAVTDSDSVADFSHKIFDATIDTLLKVRDGLNAANLSKAITALTNANRVEFYGYGASAAVAADAQHRFFRLQLAAAAYADTHIQTMSALSLQKGDVVVAISQSGRTRSLLDIIELVKDVGATVIGMAPSGTPIAEAASIPLCIDVEEELEIYTPLSSRIAHLTVMDVLAVGVAQRKGSRLQGHLFRLHAGMKSLRVPDAE
- the mpl gene encoding UDP-N-acetylmuramate:L-alanyl-gamma-D-glutamyl-meso-diaminopimelate ligase, yielding MHLHFLGICGTFMGSLAMLARELGHTVTGSDANVYPPMSTQLQQQGIALTEGYDPAQLQPAPDLIIVGNAMSRGNPCVEYMLDAGLPYTSGPQWLCDHVLQGRWVLAAAGTHGKTTTATMLAWVLDYAGMKPGFLIGGVPQCFPVSARLGESDFFVIEADEYDSAFFDKRSKFIHYRPRTAILNNLEFDHADIFDDLSAIQKQFHHLVRTIPQNGLVISPQGCDALDNVLAMGCWTPSQKIGEGGDWSAKKLLSDGSHFSVLLQGEVVGEVQWQHSGEHNVSNALAAIAAARHVGVAPNVACAALSAFAGVKRRLELLCDVKGVRVYDDFAHHPTAITTTLNGLRERVGKEKIIAVLEPRSNTMRMGVFREQIAPALDVADEVVFYQPKNVDWALSDVAAQCRAPARVVDDIDQLVKELAASAGATHILIMSNGGFGGLHQKLVASLNLHA